One Falco biarmicus isolate bFalBia1 chromosome 9, bFalBia1.pri, whole genome shotgun sequence genomic region harbors:
- the CHST15 gene encoding carbohydrate sulfotransferase 15 — protein sequence MAVLGSLTQEFNSSNMRYCINCCIHLLPDDLHRQCFTCCGSNHNNQKCPVCKGENKIPLYTDSKQMKLLAVLEVRTDHSESWNGFFCLRKGKLCSLMFGLIIMTLVMASYILTGAKHGLLLIPSPFHYGAFTSNPSLMDNESLSDMKDHYQPSKMNISYVKDYPSIKLIIDTITSKIEFMTRQRPDLEELRKQEPHMFSVIPNKFLPNSKNPCWYEEYRGNTTTDPYATNSYALYSRRFRTIFDYLRKVFWNHLYHYKDKHYRLRCLPHFYIIGQPKCGTTDLYDRLRLHPDVRFSAIKEPHWWTRKRFGIIRLRDGFHDRYPVEDYLDLFDLAAHQIQGVLQSEAANERGQMNNIIIGEASASTMWDNNAWIFFYDNSTEGEPPFLIQDFIHAFQPNAKLIIMLRDPVERLYSDYLYFASANKSAEDFHEKVAESLQLFENCVLDYSLRACVYNNTLNNAMPVRLQVGLYVVYLLDWLTVFDKDQILVLRLEDHASNVKYTMHMVFQFLDLEPLSEKQEALITKSPASNTRRPEDRSLGPMLPTTKAILRDFYRPFNTKLAQVLFDDAFLWKRT from the exons atggctGTGCTTGGCTCATTAACACAGGAGTTTAACAGCAGTAATATGAGGTATTGCATTAATTGTTGCATACATTTATTACCAGATGACTTGCACAGACAGTGTTTCACATGCTGTGGATCTAATCACAATAACCAGAAGTGTCCTGtttgcaaaggagaaaataagatcCCTTTGTACACGGATAGCAAGCAGATGAAGTTGCTTGCAGTTTTGGAAGTGAGGACTGATCACAGTGAAAGCTGGAATGGATTTTTCTGCTTGAGGAAGGGGAAGCTATGCAGCTTAATGTTTGGGTTGATTATAATGACTCTAGTGATGGCATCCTACATACTGACTGGAGCCAAGCACGGCCTGTTGTTAATACCATCTCCCTTCCATTACGGAGCTTTTACTAGCAATCCAAGCTTAATGGACAATGAAAGCCTTAGTGACATGAAAGACCATTACCAGCCTTCTAAAATGAATATTTCATACGTAAAGGATTATCCAAGCATTAAATTAATTATTGACACTATTACTTCAAAGATAGAGTTTATGACGAGACAGCGCCCTGATTTAGAAGAGCTGAGGAAACAAGAACCACAT ATGTTTTCAGTAATTCCTAACAAATTCCTTCCAAATAGCAAGAACCCATGTTGGTATGAAGAGTACAGAGGAAACACCACCACAGATCCTTATGCAACAAACTCCTATGCACTGTATTCAAGGCGCTTTCGAACCATATTTGATTACCTCAGGAAGGTATTTTGGAACCACTTGTACCATTATAAGGACAAACACTACCGCCTGCGCTGCCTCCCCCATTTCTACATCATTGGCCAGCCCAAGTGTGGGACGACAGACCTGTATGACCGGCTCAGGCTGCACCCCGACGTTCGGTTCTCAGCGATCAAAGAGCCACACTGGTGGACAAGAAAACGGTTTG GAATCATTCGTCTGAGGGATGGATTTCATGATCGTTACCCGGTGGAAGATTACCTTGATCTGTTTGACTTAGCGGCACATCAGATCCAGGGTGTGCTGCAGAGCGAAGCAGCAAATGAGCGTGGCCAGATGAACAACATTATAATTG GGGAGGCCAGTGCCTCGACAATGTGGGACAACAACGcttggattttcttttatgaCAACAGTACTGAAGGAGAACCTCCCTTCTTAATCCAAGATTTTATCCATGCCTTCCAGCCGAATGCCAAACTCATCATCATGTTGAGAGACCCTGTTGAAAG ATTGTACTCGGATTATCTGTACTTTGCAAGCGCTAATAAATCTGCGGAagattttcatgaaaaagtGGCAGAATCACTGCAGCTGTTTGAGAATTGCGTGCTGGATTACTCACTGAGAGCCTGCGTCTACAACAACACCCTGAACAATGCCATGCCC GTAAGGTTACAGGTTGGGCTCTATGTTGTGTATCTTTTGGACTGGCTGACGGTTTTTGACAAAGATCAGATACTCGTTCTTCGCTTGGAGGACCATGCATCAAATGTGAAATACACCATGCACATGGTGTTCCAGTTTCTGGATCTCG AACCTCTAAGTGAGAAGCAAGAAGCTCTGATTACGAAGAGTCCTGCATCAAACACTAGGCGACCTGAAGACAGAAGTCTGGGACCTATGCTACCAACAACGAAGGCAATTTTAAGAGATTTCTATAGGCCTTTTAATACAAAACTGGCACAAGTTCTTTTTGATGATGCTTTTTTATGGAAGAGGACATAA